Proteins encoded together in one uncultured Desulfosarcina sp. window:
- a CDS encoding 2-oxoacid:acceptor oxidoreductase subunit alpha → MGKQIKFIQGNEACVEGALYAGLDFFAGYPITPSTEIAEHLSVKLPQKGGKFIQMEDEIASMCAILGASLTGHKVLTATSGPGFSLKQEAIGYAVMAEIPCVIVNVQRGGPSTGVPTHVSQGDVMQARWGTHGDHSIVCLTASNHQDVFAMTVEAFNIAETFRTPVVLLFDEVVGHMREKLTIPEPGEIPLVERLRTAVKGGVDYHPYLPREDGRLPMSDFGDVHRYNVTGLAHDMWGFPSDNPKIVHGLLRHIVDKIENNVERMAHYKTFHIEDAETVLVSFGSSARSALHIVNSLRRRGQKIGLLELQTLWPFPADVIRQYCNPAAYTVVVEMNMGQVCQMVKSTVRHPERVFLANRIDGGFITPTDIKNMLRLIKGKGV, encoded by the coding sequence ATGGGTAAACAAATCAAATTCATCCAGGGCAACGAGGCCTGCGTGGAAGGGGCGCTGTACGCCGGGCTGGATTTTTTCGCCGGCTATCCCATCACCCCGTCCACGGAGATCGCCGAGCATCTGTCGGTAAAGCTGCCCCAAAAAGGCGGCAAGTTCATCCAGATGGAAGACGAAATCGCCAGCATGTGCGCCATCCTGGGGGCGTCCCTGACCGGCCACAAGGTGCTCACGGCCACCTCGGGACCGGGCTTTTCGCTGAAACAGGAAGCCATCGGCTACGCGGTGATGGCCGAGATCCCCTGCGTGATCGTCAACGTGCAGCGGGGCGGTCCCTCCACGGGGGTGCCCACCCACGTGAGCCAGGGGGACGTGATGCAGGCGCGCTGGGGCACCCACGGGGACCACTCCATCGTGTGCCTGACGGCCTCCAACCACCAGGATGTCTTCGCCATGACCGTGGAGGCCTTCAACATCGCCGAGACCTTCCGCACCCCGGTGGTCCTGCTGTTCGACGAGGTGGTGGGCCATATGCGCGAAAAGCTTACGATTCCCGAGCCCGGAGAGATTCCGCTGGTGGAACGGCTGCGCACGGCGGTCAAGGGCGGGGTGGACTACCATCCTTATCTTCCCCGGGAAGACGGCCGGCTGCCCATGAGCGACTTCGGGGACGTGCACCGCTACAACGTGACCGGACTGGCGCACGACATGTGGGGCTTTCCCTCGGACAATCCCAAGATCGTCCACGGGCTTTTGCGCCACATTGTGGACAAGATCGAGAACAACGTGGAGCGCATGGCGCACTACAAGACCTTTCACATCGAGGATGCCGAAACGGTGCTGGTCTCCTTCGGCTCGTCGGCCAGAAGCGCGCTGCACATCGTCAACAGCCTGCGCCGGCGGGGACAGAAGATCGGGCTGCTGGAACTGCAGACCCTGTGGCCCTTTCCGGCGGACGTGATCCGGCAGTACTGCAACCCGGCCGCCTACACGGTGGTGGTGGAGATGAACATGGGCCAGGTGTGCCAGATGGTCAAAAGCACGGTGAGGCATCCCGAACGGGTGTTTCTGGCCAACCGCATCGACGGGGGCTTCATCACGCCCACGGACATCAAGAACATGCTGCGCCTGATCAAGGGCAAGGGGGTCTAG
- a CDS encoding 4Fe-4S binding protein, with product MAKPKLKAHRINRDWCKGCGICVEFCPKKVLELDREDKAVAVRLEDCIACRMCELRCPDLAIEVEVEPVNGDR from the coding sequence ATGGCAAAACCAAAGTTGAAGGCGCACCGGATCAACCGGGACTGGTGCAAGGGGTGCGGCATCTGCGTAGAATTCTGCCCCAAAAAGGTCCTGGAACTGGACAGGGAGGACAAGGCGGTGGCGGTGCGCCTGGAAGACTGCATCGCCTGCCGGATGTGCGAGCTGCGCTGTCCGGACCTGGCCATCGAGGTGGAAGTGGAACCAGTGAACGGTGATCGGTGA
- the hutI gene encoding imidazolonepropionase, whose amino-acid sequence MKTKPKADCCIAGAAELISGVSNRQGRVVRIENGAVAIQAGRIVSVGPISQVEAEVDLTEAKRIDASGKIVAPGFVDCHTHLVFGKSRAREFALKMTQSAADVEAMGLETGIPASIKMTREAAEDELFDAAMDRLACMLRHGTTTVESKSGYGINRPDELKMLRVNQRLAAAQPIDIVSTFLGAHDFPPEIDRNDIAERNRYIDALVNERIPEVAEAGLAEFCDVYCDDGYYTAEESRRVLQAGIDHGLRAKIHTDAYSGIGGSTLAAELPAISADHLNYTSTAEMSAMAKASVVGVILPALDFAVAHPDPVMPRPMIEAGMTIALGTNLNPGNWTESMRFVMLLACRRHRLSLEEAFLAATLGAAKAIGREAEIGSLECGKKADIQIWDIPQFEHLIYRFNHNPVVSVIKDGQILFDTTTGMQAWQNQS is encoded by the coding sequence ATGAAAACAAAACCAAAAGCGGATTGCTGTATTGCCGGTGCCGCGGAGCTTATCAGCGGTGTATCGAACCGCCAGGGTCGGGTGGTTCGGATAGAAAACGGCGCTGTGGCCATACAGGCCGGCAGGATCGTATCCGTCGGTCCGATTTCGCAGGTGGAGGCCGAAGTCGATCTGACCGAAGCAAAAAGGATCGATGCCTCGGGAAAAATTGTCGCACCGGGGTTTGTCGATTGTCATACGCACCTGGTTTTCGGGAAGTCCAGGGCGCGCGAATTCGCGCTGAAAATGACCCAATCGGCCGCGGACGTCGAGGCAATGGGGCTTGAGACCGGGATTCCCGCGTCGATCAAAATGACGCGCGAAGCCGCTGAAGACGAACTCTTCGATGCCGCCATGGACCGGCTGGCTTGTATGCTGCGCCATGGCACCACCACTGTGGAAAGCAAAAGCGGATACGGCATCAACCGCCCGGACGAGCTGAAAATGCTGCGGGTCAACCAGCGTCTGGCAGCGGCGCAGCCCATCGATATCGTGAGCACGTTTTTGGGCGCCCACGATTTTCCGCCGGAGATCGACCGCAACGATATTGCCGAGCGCAATCGATATATCGACGCCCTGGTGAACGAAAGGATTCCCGAGGTGGCGGAAGCCGGGCTGGCGGAATTCTGCGACGTCTATTGCGATGACGGCTATTACACGGCCGAAGAGTCGCGCCGGGTGCTGCAGGCCGGCATTGACCATGGCCTGCGGGCCAAAATTCACACCGATGCGTATTCGGGCATCGGCGGGTCGACGCTGGCGGCCGAGCTGCCGGCGATCTCCGCCGACCATCTCAATTATACTTCCACCGCTGAAATGAGCGCCATGGCTAAAGCCAGCGTTGTGGGCGTCATTCTTCCAGCCCTGGATTTTGCCGTCGCCCATCCCGACCCCGTAATGCCAAGGCCGATGATCGAGGCCGGCATGACCATCGCTTTGGGAACCAATTTAAACCCGGGCAATTGGACCGAATCGATGCGCTTCGTCATGCTGCTGGCATGCCGAAGGCACCGCTTATCCCTGGAAGAGGCTTTTCTTGCCGCAACGCTGGGGGCTGCCAAAGCCATCGGCCGCGAAGCCGAGATCGGCAGCCTTGAATGCGGTAAAAAGGCGGATATCCAGATATGGGACATCCCACAGTTCGAACATTTGATCTATCGTTTCAATCACAATCCAGTCGTGTCGGTAATCAAAGACGGCCAAATTCTTTTTGACACCACAACGGGAATGCAGGCATGGCAAAACCAAAGTTGA
- the ftcD gene encoding glutamate formimidoyltransferase — protein MQALMCVPNISEGKDLDLVEKVVANVKNAPGVMLLDYSSDADHNRSVISYIGAPQAMVEASKNLVKTAVELIDMTRHKGSHPRQGAVDVVPFIPVRDISQEESVGIAHDFGKWIGETLDVPVYFYEDAATTPDRVSLPKVRKGQYEALEEKLKDPFYAPDEGPCRFVPKTGSIQVCSRFPLVALNINLASTDLDMAMRIAKSVRHINGGFRYVRGIGLALEKEAQVQVSMNLVQYEKTPIPMVMEAVRREAARYGVNVVKSELVGPVPMGAMVQTMRYYLQAHDLTMDQVLENALIGWSGE, from the coding sequence ATGCAGGCATTAATGTGCGTTCCCAATATCAGTGAAGGCAAGGATCTCGATCTTGTCGAAAAGGTCGTTGCAAATGTGAAAAACGCTCCTGGAGTCATGCTTTTGGATTATTCCTCGGACGCCGACCACAACCGTTCGGTGATCTCCTATATCGGCGCCCCGCAAGCGATGGTGGAGGCCAGTAAGAACCTGGTCAAGACTGCGGTGGAGCTGATCGACATGACCCGGCACAAGGGCTCCCATCCCCGCCAGGGTGCCGTGGACGTGGTGCCCTTTATCCCGGTCCGCGATATTTCCCAGGAGGAATCCGTAGGCATTGCCCATGATTTCGGCAAATGGATCGGCGAGACCCTTGACGTGCCGGTCTACTTTTACGAAGACGCGGCCACCACTCCGGATCGTGTCAGCCTGCCCAAGGTGAGAAAGGGGCAGTACGAGGCCCTGGAAGAAAAACTGAAAGACCCGTTTTACGCGCCGGACGAGGGGCCCTGCCGATTCGTTCCCAAAACTGGTTCCATCCAGGTGTGTTCGCGTTTTCCGCTGGTGGCATTGAACATCAATCTGGCCTCCACCGATCTGGACATGGCCATGCGCATTGCCAAAAGCGTGCGCCACATCAACGGCGGATTTCGCTATGTGCGCGGCATCGGCCTGGCTTTGGAAAAAGAGGCGCAGGTACAGGTGTCCATGAATCTGGTCCAATACGAAAAAACCCCCATCCCCATGGTCATGGAAGCGGTCAGGCGCGAGGCCGCACGTTACGGGGTGAACGTGGTCAAGAGCGAACTGGTGGGTCCGGTGCCCATGGGCGCTATGGTCCAGACCATGCGCTATTACCTGCAGGCCCACGATTTAACCATGGATCAGGTATTGGAAAATGCCTTGATCGGCTGGTCGGGAGAATAA
- a CDS encoding cyclodeaminase/cyclohydrolase family protein, producing the protein MDNYIAVFEKIMDAGDNTTGGGSASSIAGAMAAGLAGMVARLSKGKAELDTDEHYQALADRAGTLGKHLLEGSAMDSASFAKVSEAFAMPKGTDEEKAARSRAIQAGMIGCAEVPLENARLCGEVLALCTVLEKKYNTNASSDLACARHLAAAGLKGCVANVRINLPYLKDEEKVRDLENEIEEISKQIQ; encoded by the coding sequence ATGGACAACTATATTGCTGTTTTCGAAAAAATTATGGACGCCGGGGACAATACCACCGGCGGCGGCAGTGCGTCGAGCATTGCCGGAGCCATGGCGGCGGGGTTGGCCGGAATGGTCGCCCGCCTTTCCAAGGGTAAGGCGGAGCTTGATACGGACGAGCACTACCAGGCGCTTGCCGATCGGGCCGGCACGCTCGGCAAGCACCTTTTGGAAGGCAGCGCCATGGATTCGGCGTCGTTTGCCAAGGTGAGTGAGGCCTTTGCCATGCCCAAGGGCACCGACGAAGAGAAGGCGGCCCGCAGCCGGGCCATCCAGGCCGGCATGATAGGCTGCGCCGAGGTGCCATTGGAAAATGCCCGTTTGTGTGGCGAGGTCCTGGCGCTTTGCACCGTCCTGGAGAAGAAATACAACACCAACGCCTCGTCGGATCTGGCCTGTGCCCGGCATCTGGCCGCGGCGGGCCTGAAGGGCTGCGTGGCCAATGTGCGGATCAATCTGCCATACCTGAAAGATGAAGAGAAGGTTCGCGATCTAGAAAACGAGATCGAAGAAATATCGAAACAAATTCAATAG
- a CDS encoding HNH endonuclease, with translation MKPYACDLDERDIKRERQKARELRQSQWWKRRCAKGRCYYCGKETPPAELTMDHIIPVARGGKTTKGNVVPACKECNNKKKQLLPMEWEEYLLSVGKNR, from the coding sequence ATGAAGCCCTATGCCTGCGATCTGGACGAACGCGATATCAAGCGGGAACGGCAAAAAGCCCGCGAGTTGAGGCAGTCCCAGTGGTGGAAACGGCGCTGCGCCAAGGGCCGCTGTTATTACTGCGGGAAAGAGACCCCGCCGGCCGAGTTGACCATGGACCACATCATTCCTGTGGCCAGGGGGGGCAAGACCACCAAGGGCAATGTGGTACCGGCCTGCAAAGAATGCAACAACAAGAAAAAACAGCTTCTTCCCATGGAGTGGGAGGAATATTTATTGTCCGTTGGAAAAAACCGTTGA
- the era gene encoding GTPase Era, whose product MNTTDNTSGFRSGFVAILGAPNAGKSTLLNRMLGQKISITSKKPQTTRNRILGVVHGPTAQMVFLDTPGIHRAKTPLNVRIVDAALATLSEADLVLLVVDVQTPDKGSEKLLLDKLAQQKTPVVLALNKIDQVRRPDLLKEIELWSARFPFSAVVPISAKSGEQVERLQQAMEANLPSGPPFFPPESLTDLPMRFIAAEMIREKVIRLTGQEIPYAVAVTIDAFKEEKEGALVRIHATIHVERASQKGIVIGKQGAKLKQIGEAARKEIEAMLETRVFLKLFVRVQKNWTKETKALRKFGY is encoded by the coding sequence ATGAACACGACCGATAACACGTCCGGATTCCGATCCGGTTTTGTGGCCATTCTCGGCGCTCCTAACGCAGGAAAATCCACGCTGCTCAATCGGATGCTGGGCCAGAAGATCTCGATTACTTCGAAAAAGCCCCAGACCACCCGCAACCGCATCCTGGGGGTGGTGCACGGCCCAACGGCCCAGATGGTTTTTCTGGACACGCCCGGCATTCACCGCGCGAAAACGCCGCTCAACGTCCGCATCGTGGATGCCGCCCTGGCAACCCTGTCGGAAGCCGATCTGGTTCTTCTGGTGGTGGATGTCCAGACGCCCGACAAAGGGTCCGAAAAACTTCTGCTCGACAAACTGGCCCAGCAGAAGACACCCGTTGTGCTGGCCCTCAACAAGATCGACCAGGTCCGGCGCCCGGATCTTCTAAAAGAGATCGAGCTCTGGTCGGCCCGGTTCCCCTTCTCGGCCGTGGTGCCCATCAGCGCCAAAAGCGGTGAGCAGGTGGAGCGTCTGCAACAGGCCATGGAAGCCAACCTGCCTTCCGGCCCCCCCTTCTTTCCGCCCGAAAGCCTGACGGACCTTCCCATGCGCTTTATTGCCGCCGAAATGATCCGGGAAAAGGTCATTCGGCTGACCGGACAGGAGATCCCCTATGCCGTAGCCGTGACCATCGACGCCTTCAAAGAGGAAAAAGAGGGAGCCCTGGTTCGCATCCATGCCACCATCCACGTGGAGCGTGCGTCGCAAAAAGGGATCGTTATCGGAAAACAGGGCGCCAAGCTCAAGCAGATCGGGGAAGCGGCCCGCAAGGAGATCGAAGCGATGCTGGAGACCCGGGTTTTTCTGAAGCTTTTTGTACGGGTTCAGAAGAATTGGACGAAGGAGACCAAAGCGCTGCGCAAGTTTGGTTATTAG
- the yihA gene encoding ribosome biogenesis GTP-binding protein YihA/YsxC, protein MIVKSAAFITSAVKPDQYPEALCPEVAFAGRSNVGKSSLINTLVNRKHLVKTSSTPGRTQLINFFSVNESLFLVDLPGYGYAKVPAAVKSKWGPMIETYLKGRDSLAAVVLIMDIRRHPGIEEQNFIDWLNLYRRTPILVLTKADKLSKIKRQKQARAISAALGVDESALIQFSTKTRLGKQAVWSAVERAAFGENHEHDR, encoded by the coding sequence ATGATTGTAAAATCGGCAGCGTTCATTACCAGCGCGGTCAAACCGGACCAGTACCCCGAAGCCCTGTGTCCGGAGGTGGCTTTTGCCGGCCGCTCCAACGTAGGGAAATCGTCGCTGATCAACACCCTGGTCAACCGCAAGCACCTGGTCAAGACCAGTTCCACCCCGGGCCGCACCCAACTGATCAATTTTTTTTCGGTCAACGAAAGCCTTTTTCTGGTGGACCTTCCCGGATACGGCTACGCAAAAGTTCCCGCCGCGGTGAAAAGCAAATGGGGACCGATGATCGAAACCTACCTGAAGGGCAGGGATAGCCTTGCCGCGGTGGTTCTGATCATGGATATTCGCAGGCATCCGGGCATCGAAGAGCAGAATTTTATCGATTGGCTGAACCTTTATCGGCGCACGCCCATCCTCGTCCTTACCAAGGCGGACAAACTTTCCAAAATAAAAAGGCAAAAACAGGCCCGGGCCATCAGTGCTGCCCTGGGTGTGGACGAATCCGCCTTGATTCAATTTTCCACCAAGACCCGGCTGGGCAAACAGGCTGTCTGGTCGGCTGTCGAGCGGGCCGCTTTTGGTGAGAACCATGAACACGACCGATAA
- a CDS encoding pyridoxal phosphate-dependent aminotransferase, with amino-acid sequence MASKRTEEMTSFIVMDVLERACELECEGKDIVHLEVGEPDFDTPECVKEAACKALKDGFTHYTHSLGILELREAICEYYHDTYGVTVDPGQVVVTSGTSPAIFMTFAALLEAGDQVILSDPHYACYPNFIKFVGGEPVMVPVFEEDGFQFRPESMREKLSERTRAIFINSPSNPTGNLLSKERMQAIADMPPWIVSDEIYHGLVYEGKEHSILEFTDRAFVLNGFSKLFAMTGLRLGYLIAPKEFVRPIQKVHQNFFISANAMCQRAGIVALKESAEDVARMKRIYNERRVFMIRRLREMGLGITVEPTGAFYVFANARHLSEDSYALAFEILEKACVGVTPGIDFGKHGEGYLRFSYANSMENIAEGLNRLEAYLASRK; translated from the coding sequence ATGGCTTCGAAACGCACGGAAGAAATGACATCGTTTATCGTCATGGATGTGCTGGAACGGGCCTGCGAACTGGAGTGCGAGGGCAAGGACATCGTCCACCTGGAAGTGGGCGAGCCGGATTTCGACACGCCGGAATGCGTCAAGGAGGCGGCCTGCAAGGCGCTGAAGGACGGGTTCACCCACTACACCCACAGCCTGGGAATCCTGGAATTGCGCGAGGCGATCTGCGAGTACTACCATGACACCTACGGCGTCACAGTCGATCCGGGCCAGGTGGTGGTGACTTCGGGTACCTCGCCGGCCATTTTTATGACCTTCGCCGCCCTGCTGGAAGCCGGCGACCAGGTGATCCTTTCCGACCCCCATTACGCCTGCTATCCCAATTTCATCAAATTTGTGGGCGGAGAGCCGGTAATGGTTCCGGTTTTCGAAGAAGACGGGTTTCAGTTCCGACCGGAGTCCATGCGGGAAAAGCTGTCGGAGCGCACCCGTGCCATATTTATTAACTCGCCCTCCAACCCCACCGGCAACCTGCTTTCCAAAGAGCGGATGCAGGCCATCGCCGACATGCCTCCCTGGATCGTCTCCGACGAGATCTACCATGGCCTGGTTTACGAGGGCAAAGAGCACTCCATTCTCGAATTCACCGACCGGGCTTTCGTTCTCAACGGGTTTTCCAAGCTGTTTGCCATGACCGGCCTGCGTCTGGGCTACCTGATAGCACCCAAAGAATTCGTGCGTCCCATCCAGAAGGTGCACCAGAATTTTTTCATCTCGGCCAATGCCATGTGTCAGCGGGCCGGCATCGTCGCCCTGAAAGAGAGCGCCGAAGACGTGGCGCGCATGAAGCGTATTTACAACGAACGGCGGGTGTTCATGATCCGGCGGCTCCGGGAGATGGGTCTGGGCATCACGGTGGAGCCCACCGGGGCCTTTTACGTATTTGCCAACGCCCGGCATCTTTCCGAAGACTCTTACGCCCTGGCGTTCGAAATCCTGGAAAAGGCCTGTGTCGGCGTGACGCCGGGCATCGATTTCGGCAAGCACGGTGAGGGCTACCTGCGCTTTTCCTATGCCAACTCCATGGAAAACATCGCCGAGGGCCTGAATCGTCTGGAAGCCTATCTGGCTTCCCGCAAATGA
- the hisG gene encoding ATP phosphoribosyltransferase: protein MISQLKLGIPKGSLQNATFALFKRSGWTINVNDRSYFPEINDDTIQCAICRAQEMSRYVEDGTLDAGLTGKDWIAENSSDVHVVADLIYSKVSARPARWVLAVPYDSPIRTLEDLQGKKIATELLAFTKRYFEERGISVAVEFSWGATEAKVVSGLADAIVEVTETGSTIKAHGLRIIHELMQTNTQLIANRQAWENPHLREKIEQIALLLKGALLGEKMVGLKMNVPQDKLKQVVERLPSLNAPTVASLYQSDWFSVETVVDTGVVRDLIPELLKEGAEGIIEYPLNKII, encoded by the coding sequence ATGATCTCGCAACTGAAGTTGGGTATCCCCAAAGGCAGCCTGCAAAATGCCACGTTCGCACTGTTCAAGCGCTCCGGTTGGACTATCAATGTCAACGACCGCAGCTATTTTCCCGAGATTAACGACGACACCATCCAGTGCGCCATCTGCCGGGCCCAGGAGATGTCCCGATATGTGGAAGACGGTACCCTGGATGCCGGCCTCACCGGAAAGGACTGGATCGCCGAAAACAGCTCCGATGTGCATGTTGTGGCCGATCTGATCTACTCCAAAGTCAGCGCGCGTCCCGCCCGTTGGGTTCTGGCCGTTCCCTACGATTCTCCCATCCGGACCCTTGAAGATCTTCAGGGCAAGAAAATCGCCACCGAATTGCTGGCCTTTACGAAGCGTTACTTCGAGGAGCGGGGGATTTCCGTTGCTGTGGAGTTTTCCTGGGGCGCCACCGAAGCCAAAGTGGTCTCCGGCCTGGCGGACGCCATCGTCGAAGTCACCGAAACCGGCAGCACCATCAAGGCCCACGGCCTGCGCATCATTCACGAACTCATGCAGACCAACACCCAGTTGATCGCCAACCGGCAGGCCTGGGAAAATCCCCATCTGCGGGAGAAGATCGAACAGATCGCCCTGTTGCTCAAAGGCGCCCTGCTGGGGGAAAAAATGGTGGGCCTCAAGATGAATGTGCCCCAAGACAAGCTGAAGCAGGTTGTGGAGCGCCTTCCCAGCCTCAACGCGCCCACCGTCGCCTCGCTGTACCAGTCCGACTGGTTCTCCGTGGAGACCGTGGTGGACACCGGGGTGGTGCGGGACCTGATCCCCGAGTTGCTCAAGGAAGGGGCCGAAGGTATAATTGAGTATCCGCTGAACAAAATCATATAG
- the hisI gene encoding phosphoribosyl-AMP cyclohydrolase: protein MIELNFEKMGGLIPAIAQDYKTGDVLMLAFMNQEAWEETLKTGKATYYSRTRDTLWVKGLTSGHIQNVKEIRVDCDNDTVLLKVDQVGGAACHMGYASCFFQKVDDGRLVTVGEPVFDPEEVYKK, encoded by the coding sequence ATGATCGAACTGAATTTCGAAAAAATGGGGGGGCTGATACCGGCCATCGCCCAGGATTATAAAACCGGCGACGTGCTCATGCTGGCTTTTATGAACCAGGAGGCCTGGGAAGAAACGCTGAAAACCGGCAAAGCCACTTATTACAGCCGGACGCGGGACACCTTGTGGGTCAAAGGGCTTACCTCGGGTCACATTCAGAACGTCAAGGAAATCCGGGTAGACTGCGACAACGACACGGTGCTGCTCAAAGTGGATCAGGTGGGCGGTGCCGCCTGCCACATGGGCTATGCCAGTTGCTTTTTCCAGAAGGTGGATGACGGCCGTCTGGTTACCGTGGGAGAGCCGGTTTTCGATCCTGAGGAGGTGTATAAAAAATGA